gtgaggagaagcggctcagaaaatggatggatggatggatggatggatggaaggatggactCAATAACGGTTGGGTAACACTGCATTAGACCATTACTGtagtgtttctcaacctttattgagccaaggtacatattttccattggaaaaatctcacagcacaccaccaaacaaaactgTAACAAAGTATATAGTGTTCCCCCACTAATCACAACTGGGACCAAGCAATTGACACCCCTTAAAAGTTTTTTAATGACCtatagatggcagcaaagcatgaTCTTACAATTAGACTACTATGGCATTTGTAAATACCGCCCCTCCCCtctcttcaacatagttccttatCTTGGtcccaaagcactacttttatattagacatggcttggGCGTAAGCACAGAAACGGCAAACtgagtttttcaacaaataacagGAGAGTTTCTCCGCTCGAAAAAATCTGCGAGTGCCAACTCGCAAATATGCAGGGTAGCACGGTATACTAAATTATGATCTTGTCTCATTCtcatcattacaaaaaaaaaaaaaaatggcataaatagatggaCAATGATACATTTGTCGTaaagaattaattttttttttttttttttttaccaattaagtgaaatttgatcatttccggCAACACAATGCATTTCCTTTCCACTGTCCGTTACTAGTTAACTTGGTTATGTTTTGTCTAACGGACACCAGCCGACACTTCTCTCAGGGTTGATTTAGAAAGCAGTCAAGAATCTCCATGAAAGCGCAGAGCTCTCCTTTCCATTTGTTGCTAAACGCCACACACTCCTTTGAGCTTCCCAGGTGTTCCCCGCCCCTTTCAAAAACTAACCCACGCTCAGCTTTTGGTTGTATATACCTAAATCTTTTTCCATTGTAAATAATACCTAGGTTTATCTCGTTGTATGTAAATGGTTgtagaaacgttttttttttgttttgtttttgtcgttcTAAATCACTGCTTTTCCCCCAAAGATGTTTTCTGTCatctttttggggaaattatttccctgtgtcaactgtcatGCCACTCAAACTTTAtcaataaaacacacttttctaAAGAAACGTTACCATTATGTGATTGCAAATTTTTCTCGCCCTATTTCACATTTAGTTTAAACACTAGTCAGTACCTCTTTTTTGCTTTGGAATATTTCGCTTTCTGTTTCGTtgggattattatttatttatttattttaaccacaAACCGGAAATGAGCGTGAGTAAGTACATCGGCATCGCAGCTTGTTGTAACAATACGCctctaaattaaattaattgaattaCATTTAATACGATCATCTCCAGTCCCTTTCATGCGCGCATTATaagccaaaccacattttgtaCTAATTTTACCCATTTCATTCCGGCTTCGGACTGGCCACCAAAGTGTAACCAGGGGTCCTTGCTACACTCGCCTGTCACAACATGACCGTTAAAGCCAGTCGGTGTTGAGAGCAATTAGTAACTTCTAAACTAAGATACGTTTAATTCCCGATTATAAAATGTTATAAGTTAACttttataaattattttcttttttccctttgGCACGTGCGAAATGGCCCCCGGTAAGTTTCGAATACGACTGTCACGACGTGACAAACTACCTACTAATGATAGTAATACTTACTTTAGTAGCTACTACCaataataaatcattatttgtagtagtagTTTAGGTAATATTCattgtaataatacattttatttatgtaaaccAAGGACGTTTACCAATTTTTggggctttgtgtgtgtgtgtgtgtgtgtctgtctgtctgtctgtgtccaTGTTACTAAATATGTGCTTCGGACAATTCCAAAGTTGTGCGGCAGCTTCCGGGCAGGGATGTTGAGATGACAGAGGTCGGTGATGTATGGTTTAGAAGTCATTAGGAGAAGTTCAGCGACTATCTGGAACTTGATTAGGAGCCAGTGAAAGGTGCACGAGGGTGGAGGTGATGTGCTGCCATTGGGGGCGAGAACACTTGGCAGTGGAGTTCTGGACATACTGGCAGTAGAGTAGCCCAAAATTGAATTTGAACAGGACTCTGTTGCAGTAGCCTAGAGTAGGCAATGTTTTTAAGGTGGAAAAAGGCTGACTTGATAATGGATTGGATCACTCTTAATATTTTACTTAGAGGCACCGCTGAAATTATGCTTTTatcgtgcttttttttttttttttgcttgtgacaaaaacaaaacatacagcAAGTAGCtaaagcacattttattttagtcttattaaaaaatatattttttcccctcaaaattctacaaaaATTGAaagcactgtgaatactttctggatgcACCGTACAGTAGTAGGGAAGTATTGTAATTTTGAAAGGTGCCCCCTGAGGGTAATTGCTACTAATTTCAACATATGACAGCAGCACGTGTAACTCTCAACATACGGTGTCTAAAAATTCCATTCCAATCATATTCTTTTCCTGTTCCAACTACAGAGGTGTGTCCATTCTGTGGGAATTCCTACAAGAGGTTAAAGAGCCACCTGCCCCATTGCAAGGCAGCCAAGCCCCCTTTGAGTCAACGTGGGCCTGCTGCGTCTACGCCATCCGGTCAGCTAGAAGCAAACTCGTCTAAAACGAAggagaggaagacgctgccgcTCAATAAGATGTCTCCAGAGGTGCCTGGGAAGAGTGGAAATACTTCACCTCTGTCTACGTCTAAACCCAAAAAGAAGGACATCCGCGCCTCAATAGAGGCAGCCAAGTCCAGCCAGATTCCAACAGGATTGAATACAGTACCAGAAAGTCTGGCCACAAGCACACAGTCCAAATCCAAAGCCGTGTTACCCACGGAGTCCCCAAAACCCCAAAATGCctataaaaagaaacaaatcaaatcCACAGAAAAAGAAATAGTGGCCATAGGGAAGGAGATACCCAGGATTACGCTCCAGCACGTTGGAAGCACATTAGGCTGGGCCAAGACCAGCAGGCCTGCCATCCAGAttaaaaccacacaaaaaaacactaaacCTAGTCCAGATTTAAGTCCAGCTAGTACGAGCGTCATTTTACAACCAAAAGAGTCACCATTTCTGCTTAAAGATGATTCCTGTGGGTATAAAGCGACCTCCCATAAGCCTCTGCCTGTGTCCGACCTCCAAACATCCAAAGAGGGTCTGCACCGGACAGAGCTCCCCTCTGTGTCGCCGGGACGTTTTTTCGACCCCCAGTCCAGGGGCGCAGACGCATTCACATCAATGGAGATGCGGAAAGACGACTCCTCAGGTTAATATTCGGCAGTACGGTCCAAAGTTAAATCAATATATTAAATTGCCCAGAAAAtgttataaatgtaaaatataacttaaattaatattgaatttttaaattgaaaacaaattaatcTTTGAAGTGCTTAAATCTGACCTAGGGTCAGTGTGGACCCTGTTAGAGGACCATCCTCAAATGcaatttgattttcatttatatatttactttGAAATGCAGGAGACAAGACAAAGGACactaattattttattgaattgcCCATTCATTGCTATagtgaaatgcaattaaatgttttgtttacctAGTTATTTGCAcagtaattatttaaaatttctttaccatacaaataattgttctaaacattattttgcttccttattgtattatttgatttttatatttataaatgcaaaatataatttaaagtgtttttcattattatggGTTCTATAcactatttgattattttttaaattaaaattaatcacTTTAGGCAAAATATAATagtaaaatatgcattttattattcTATAGTCCTGGACATTGTTTAatagattaaatacaaatgtcccATTCTTATAGATTTTATAAAAATCAAAGTGAAATATAAGTGCTATATATTATTtgatcatacagtatatggaaatacattttattttggtaattcagtttttttattttatttataaaactgCTTCAATTTGGCTCAGGATCCGGTGTATGGAGCCTCTTGAAAGGGACTGTCCAGAAATGTTCCAACTTCCCATGGTCTCGTAACATTTGGGTCAAAAGCGTACCACATCCTCATTGTCGGCGTTTCTTATTTTACTGTGCAGGGCGGACCCTGGGTCAGGTGACATTACGGGAGCTTCCCGAGTGGCTGGCCTGCAGGACGCCGCGTCGCCCAGGAGACGCAGTGGAAATGATGCATAGAGGTGAATACAAAAGATGACAACATATTCTATATagccacatcattaggtaccCCTGCTCATTGGTCTGTTAAAACCGTGCACTGTGCCTCCCGTACAGGCTGGCAGTGGTACTACAGGAAGTATATCGACGTGAGGAAAGGCGGTGTGGGCGGCCTTGGCATGCTGCTGGCCGGATACTGTGTGCTTAGCTACGTCTGGTCTTACCCTCGTCTTAGTAAGTAATGTAAACGTATAAACACACGTGGCTTTAACGTGTCAAGATTTAGGAGGAAAGTGcttaaattttttgtttgttttttagagcATGATCGCTGGAGGAAGTACCATTAAGATCAGAGGTAGATGAAAAATTCCCATGCACAAATACAAACACCAACTAgaaataattgattaaaaaaataaaaaatgtggcttGGTCACCCAATGTCGGTTTCATGTAATTAATTTGATCGCCCCTCTCACCAgttatttacaaatcattgccaATTTGAACAGTCGGAAAAGgttgtttgtcattttattagtCTCAGCCATCTGGGCAGTTCCTCAGGGCTCCACTCGGCGTTACTGTTGAGTTGTGTGCTCAAACGTGGGGCTGTTTGTCATGCATCACGTGAGCTGGCTTTGTAAGAGGATTAAAAGGGAAAAGGCACGTTTTTTAGATAGATAAAATCTTCGAACCCAGATGTAGCACTGGTGCATATATCCAGACCCGTCTCTTGAGGTTGATCCCCCGCCGCAGCTTGTCATTATGCATGCTTAAACAGAATAGCAATGGAGACTCGGGTgctttatttgtattcaaaatgaATTTATTGTTGCTGCTGTGGGCAACACAACAATGAACAAGTGACACCAACATAATCCAAAATaattgccattttctttttgttttacattcttttttttccttcttccatacaaaaattataaatattttttggttttgtttgtttatagaaAATGACAAACTATACAGATTAAGTTTGACAATATGGGTAGAAAGCGGAACAAGTAGCATGGGGCCCGCATACTGATGACAACAAAATGGCAAGGCGTGGCTTAAGAAAAACTTCTTGCTTTAAaaccagacatttttttgtcaaatgcacAGCTGTGGCTAGACGAACTATctgtccatctattttctatagtgcttgacctcattagggtcacaagtGAGCTTGAGCCTGACTTTGACGCAAGAGGCAGAGTAAACCCTGGacttgtcaccagccaatcgcagggcacatagagataaacaaccactcacacctaatggcaattttgagtcttccatgaacctaaaatgcatgatttgggaatgtgggaggaacccagaatatgtggagaacatgcaaactctgagATTCGAATCCCAAACCtaagagctgtgaggcagatgtgcgaatgcactaatggttgtaaaataaacatttttaaaatgccttCAGTCTTCTGTTGAAGTTTATTAGCAGGTTTAAACTTGGGCAGAAATGTATTGGATTTAATTTATTCAGTcacataaaatgtagttttagtgCTATGTGATGTCAacaaaagatgctttttttttttttggttgtgctgctgaggggtgggggggagcaGACAAGACAAAGCGTACAATCATTGAACCTTCCATCTTAAAaccaaagtaaataaaaacagtgattTAAGAAAAATGAACAAAGTAACTTCCTCAATCTGAGGATTAATCTCTCCCTAGCGCAAACACATTGAAATGATAGGCAAGTTTGCGTGTTTGGCGTGTAGGGGCTCGCGTACCTTTAAGGTACAAAAGAAAGGGAAAACAGCCGAAGAAAATGCCAAACAAAAATGAGCGGCTATGGCATGTTGGCTTACGTGCCACTTGTGTGCAGTCCGATGAAAACGGCTTTTAGTGCAATTCGTCAAGGAAATGTAGGATTCTTCATGTAAACCCTTTGAAATAAAAGCCGGAGGCACGGAGTTGCCATAGTGAGCAAACTGGCCATGAAATAAACACTATGGATCCTTTCAATTGCACACATTCCCACAGCGTCGTAGGTGATTAGAAGTGCCTGTCTCCAGAGTacaggggtcctcagtttacgcgACATACGACATTTCCAGGTTGCGACCGGCGTAAGAATACGTGGTAACGCAGCACAAGAAGGCCTCCTCAATTAGtgctgtacttactgttttccattgttttgttttagatttatGGTCTAGAAGTGtctttcatacaaatatttactgtaattacgacattttgaggttatgTACAGCgcaaaatgaactagtttgtgtagCAGCGTAATACAGCATTACGTGGCACAATaaggcatgctcagttagcGCCGTACTTAGGATTTGtcattggattgttttacattaatggcctaggttttttttccaagcaaatattgacataattatgaaattttgagtttccGAATGGCGTATAATTaactagtttgcgcagcagTGTTAGACTAGGTTGCCACGCAGCACAAGACAAGCTCAGTAACCACCgtacttactgtatttcattgaaTGTTTTGTATTCATGACCTAAAAGtgcttttcaaacaaatatctactgtaattatgacattttgaggttacatGCATCACAAAATGTCGTAGTTTGCACAGCAGCGTAACAATATGGCGACACATGGCACAATAAGGCACGCTCGTTTTTCTCGTTTTATATTTCTAGCCGAGGTGTTTTTCGCACAATTattgactgtaattatgacattttgaggtttTGAATAGCATGTAATGAACAAGTTTGCACAGCGGCACAAGAATACGGCGTCGAGCGGCACATTAAGGCACTCATTTAGATCCGTACTTAagtgtttttaattgtaacgTTTATTATTTATGACcaagaagtgtttttcttttaaatatttactgtaactaTGTCTTTACTAATATGTAGTGTAGTTTAGTGAGAAAACTCTGCGTTTCAACTTGTGTTCAAATTCAGGTTACCCAAGACTGAAACtcccgtcgtaaaccgaggaccccctgtatctgctcaaataaaacaaagatagtGCTACATAAAGAGCAGAACAAACTTCACTAATGAACGACAACAGAATTCCATGCGGTTTGTTAACATTCTAGGATGCTGTTAACGGCCGCCTCCAGAGCCGAGTCCGGGTCCAGCTGCGGGGGCGACGCTGTCTGATGGTGCGTGTGCCCCCCTTCTGTTGTTGCAAAAGATGAGTGGTTACCTTCCTGCCCTGAGCGCTGCTGCTGGGATCGCTTCAGTTCCAGGACACTCTTGTTCTCCACAGGTGAAGCTTGGAGTCTGTCGCCACCGCCTCGTCCTCCTGGGTCGCCAAAGCCAGGCTGGGATTTTGTCCTGTATGCCGGCTTCTCCGTGTCTGTGGTGGTgggcggcggcggtggtggtggAGAGGGGATGGGATCTTGGAAACGTTTGGATTTCAGCCCGCAGCAGAAGTCATCCAAGAAAGTGTCTGGGAGAACAGAGCAGACAGTGAGACCTAAAATGGATTCACAACACATGGAAGTGGACAATTGCTACCTGGATCCACGAGGAGCATGCGCTTGTCTTGCGTCAGGCAGCTGCGCTCCTCTTGGTTGAAGGTCCTATCGATCATCACCATCTCTGACGAAGGACTGGAATGCTGCCCGCAGGGAAgtggcacattttttttatggcagCCAAATGTGATAACAATAAGAAGGTTTCAACAGTCGCAAAAGAGTCGACGTTAAATCACAAATCCAAGCTGTTTCATCTGTGATGTAAAAATGTTATAAATTTTTACATCACAGATGAAACAGCTTCCATAAAATACATTGATATTGACAAGTCACAAGCtgataaaaacaacagaaatgttataataaaaataaaatgcatccatgtgtaaaaataaacagctgagataatgtggttatACAAAATTTGTGATGTTTTTCATTCAGAAAATGACATGCTAGGAAGACAAATTTAAGTATTAAGTAATACAAAATGTTCATCTCCAACAAGAGCAGGTAGctaatttttttccttaaaaacagaaatgtaaaaaaaaaacgtttttttaaattatgccaGGGACAATATGCTCAATAGAGAGgacacatttatatttatttatttatatattatttatacattAATAAGATGGGCTCTCCATGCCATTAAAACGAATCtccacaacaaaaaaataaatgtttattttttggttattaatcaggactttttttttttttttataaaagaaggtatttccaaaaaaacacaaaatgtaaagaaacaatttgtatatattttaaaattaaataatacatccatccatccattttctgagccgcttctcctcactagggtcgcaggcgtgctggagcctatcccagctatcgttgggcaggaggcggggtacaccctgaactggttgccagccaatcgcagggcacatacaaacaaacaaccattcgcactcacattaacacctacgggcaatttagagttgtcaattaacctaccatgcatgtttttgggatgtgggaggaaaccggagtgcccggagaaaacccacacaggcacgggtgagaacatgcaaactccacacaggcagggccggggattgaaccctgctcctcagagctgtgaggcagacgctctaaccagtcgtccaccgtgccgccttaaataatacaaataaacaaaataatatttaagtacaaattcaaattaattataccttttcagtaaaaaaaaatgacaccaccAAAGGCAGGTAAgctttaatgtttattttatatatatatatatatatatatatatatatatatatatatatataaataaaccaTGTTGTTTGGATACAAATgttaaaagatatatatataataaccgGGTGGAGACATTTGTCTGTACTGAATGAGAACATCTCGAGTTACATGGATAGCTAAAAAGGTTTCCATACAAATATGCCTTACAACATAAAAATGGCAAGCGCCGAATACCTCAGATTCAGCCAAAAGCAGTCGTCTGTATTTATTGATCATGGCCTGGGTCCTCATCAACACGTGCGCTGCAACTGACTCAAACTCCTCATCCACTGGCAATTACAAAGAAGAACATTAAAGATGTGATTAGCctaaaatggcagaaaaagaaaatcaaggtACCCTGTGAGAACTCCTCCTGGCTGGGCGGCGTGCCTTGGAAGACGTGAAAGGGCAGGAGCCTTTGCAGCACATCACTGAACGACATGAACTGTCTCCGGTCGGGCGTGTCTACCCGTTCATGATGTTCCCTTAGCTGCTgtaaaaccctaaaaaaaaaaaaagaattagaaAACCTTGGCATTTTTTACTTGATTAATTACAGTCGTGCTGTTTATTTTGATTCTATTCTACTCTGCTAGGCGGCAGATATCATTGATTGGTGGATGGTGGAGTAATCGCATTGACTTTATAATGTACCTGAGCATaccgttgatttttttttttttacatttgtgtttgttctttCTAGTCGTGTTTATGTGTGGTCGGTATAATGAATAACCGGCGAGGAACGATTACACTAATCATGATGCGTACATTGAGCGTGTGCATGTGACCAAGCGTGTCTTGGACTTTTTgactggattatttctagttctGTTTATCTCTTCTATGTGAGGTGTCAAGGAGCGACGGCAGAACTCACATTCCTCCCTTAGTCAGCGGTGCGGGGGCGGGCCTCTTCTGTGCGTTGAGCTGCACTTGTTTAATGGCAGATCCTGAAGCATTCTGGGAAATCAGAAAGTGACCCATCATTGGAAAGAAGAGACTCTGTGTTTGGAATTCTTTACTCATTCCCTAGTCACGATATAGGGTTTCTGGATAGTGgattatatactgtagttcacacatgatccatccattttccgtaccgcttatcctcactagggttgcgagccaactgaactggtcgccagtcaatcgcaggccacataaacaaccaaccattcacactcaaattcacacctaccatgcatgtttttgggatgtgggagaaaacccacgcaggcacggggaga
The sequence above is a segment of the Phycodurus eques isolate BA_2022a chromosome 19, UOR_Pequ_1.1, whole genome shotgun sequence genome. Coding sequences within it:
- the si:dkey-21c1.4 gene encoding uncharacterized protein C17orf80 homolog isoform X1, with translation MAPEVCPFCGNSYKRLKSHLPHCKAAKPPLSQRGPAASTPSGQLEANSSKTKERKTLPLNKMSPEVPGKSGNTSPLSTSKPKKKDIRASIEAAKSSQIPTGLNTVPESLATSTQSKSKAVLPTESPKPQNAYKKKQIKSTEKEIVAIGKEIPRITLQHVGSTLGWAKTSRPAIQIKTTQKNTKPSPDLSPASTSVILQPKESPFLLKDDSCGYKATSHKPLPVSDLQTSKEGLHRTELPSVSPGRFFDPQSRGADAFTSMEMRKDDSSGRTLGQVTLRELPEWLACRTPRRPGDAVEMMHRGWQWYYRKYIDVRKGGVGGLGMLLAGYCVLSYVWSYPRLKHDRWRKYH
- the si:dkey-21c1.4 gene encoding uncharacterized protein C17orf80 homolog isoform X2, which gives rise to MAPEVCPFCGNSYKRLKSHLPHCKAAKPPLSQRGPAASTPSGQLEANSSKTKERKTLPLNKMSPEVPGKSGNTSPLSTSKPKKKDIRASIEAAKSSQIPTGLNTVPESLATSTQSKSKAVLPTESPKPQNAYKKKQIKSTEKEIVAIGKEIPRITLQHVGSTLGWAKTSRPAIQIKTTQKNTKPSPDLSPASTSVILQPKESPFLLKDDSCGYKATSHKPLPVSDLQTSKEGLHRTELPSVSPGRFFDPQSRGADAFTSMEMRKDDSSGRTLGQVTLRELPEWLACRTPRRPGDAVEMMHRGWQWYYRKYIDVRKGGVGGLGMLLAGYCVLSYVWSYPRLRCC